The DNA sequence TGGAAGGCCGCTTCCCGTCCGAGCCGCAGGAAAACCTGCTGTATTTCGCCGAGAAGAATGCGCCCCTGCTGGAGCCGTGGGAGCGCGAGGTCATCCGCATCGTGCGCAAGGTCGGCCAGTACTTCTATCCGCAGCGCCAGACCCAGGTGATGAACGAAGGCTGGGCCACCTTCTGGCATTACACCCTGTTGAATACGCTCTACGACCAGGGCCGCCTGACCGATGGCTTCATGATGGAATTCCTGCATTCGCATAGCAACGTGGTGTTCCAGCCGCCCATTACCAAACCGTATTACAACGGCATCAATCCCTATGCTCTGGGTTTCTCGATGATGAGCGACATCCGCCGCATCTGCGAACACCCCAGCGACGAAGACCGCGAGTGGTTCCCCGACATAGCCGGCAGCAACTGGCTCGATACCCTGCAGCATGTGATGCGCAACTACAAGGATGAGAGCTTCATTGCGCAATATCTCTCGCCCAAGCTCATGCGCGACATGCGCATGTTTGCCGTGCTGGACGATGAGGCACGCAGCGAGATCGAAGTCTCGGCCATCCACAATGAGCGCGGCTTCCAGTACGTGCGCCAGGCGCTCTCGCGGCAGTACGACATCAACCATCGCGAACCCAATATCCAGGTCTGGTCGGTCAACACACGCGGCAACCGCAGCCTGACGCTGCGCCATTTCCGCAGCGATGGCCGCTCGCTGGGCGACAGCACCAACGAGGTGCTGCGTCACATGGCGCGGTTGTGGCAGTTCGACGTCTATCTCGAAAGCGTGGACGACAATGGCTACATTGTGCAGCGCTATGAATGCGTGGCCGAGAACCGCTATGCGCTGCGTTCATGAGTGACTTCCTTGAGGAGTAATCATGCCTGCTGCCCCCGCCACGCCGCGCCCACCGATCTCGGCCCAGACCATCCCGCTGTTCCCGCTGGCCAGCACGCTCTTTCCGCAAGGGCGGCTGCCGCTGCAGATCTTCGAGGTGCGCTACCTGGACATGATCCGCAAGTGCATCGCCGAGGGCAGCAGCTTTGGCGTGGTGGCCCTGACGGATGGATCGGAAGTACGGCGGCCCGGCCAGACCGAGCGCTTCGTCGGCGTGGGCACGGTGGCGCGCATCCAGGAATGGAGCACGCCCTCCCCCGGCCTGATGCGCATTGCCTGTCTCGGCAGTGAACGTTTCCGTATCCTGCAGGCCGAGCAGCAAAAGCACGGGCTGTGGACGGCACAGGTGGAGATGATGGAAGCCGACCGCGCCGTGACGGTGCCCGATGAATTGCGCAATACCGCACAGGCGCTGGAGAACCTGCTGCAATCGGTACTGCGCCAAGGCTTGCCGGACAGCGAAGTGCCCATCGCCGCGCCTTACCAGCTCGATGACTGCGGCTGGGTCGCCAACCGCTGGGCCGAGATGATGCCCATTTCCGTGAACCTCAAGCAGAGCCTGCTGGCGCTGGACAATCCGCTGCTGCGGCTGGAACTGGTGCAGGATGCCTTGGATGAGCTGGGTTGGTTGAAATAGTTAGTTTTTTCCTTGCGGAAACTGACACTTCGGATTTGCGATTCTTAGTTTTTCTTCCCTCACGGCGCCACGCCACTGATTCCCGCCTCGGCCAGCAAGGCCGCCATGCCCGACCAGAAGATCTGGATCCCGATACACAGCAGGATGAAGGCCGATAGCCGCAGCACCACCATGGTGCCCAGGCGGCCCATCAGGTTGACCAGCTTGTGCGCATAGTTGTAGCAAAGGAAGATCACCAGCGCGGTCAGTGCAGCGCCCAGGGCGGCGCTACCTACCGAAATCACCCAATCCAGCAGGCGCGTGGGCGTGTTGGCGCCCAGGGTGATGGAGGCGGCGATGGTGCCAGGGCCGACGGTCAAGGGGAAGCTCATCGGATAGAAGCTGCGCGCCTTGATTTCTTCATCGGGCAGGTCTTCGTCATAGGACTTGGCCACCTGGGTGGGAATAGCGCTGTCCTGGCTATTGTCGTTCAGCAGCTTCCAGCCCGACACCGCCACCAGCAGGCCACCGCCCACCCGCACGATGGGCAGCGAGATGCCGAAGAAGGTCAGCACGTGCGAGCCGATGAAGATCGCCGCCACCAGCATGAACCAGCAATTGATGGCGACCTGGCGCGCGATGCGCTTTTCGGTGCTGCGACTGACATTGCCCAGGAGGTTGGCGAACACCGGCGCGATGCCCAGGGGATTGAGGATGGGCAGCAGCGTGACCGGGATCAGCAGGACGGCCTTGAGAAAGAGGATGAGCATGGCGCAATCAGAAAAAAACGGCATTGAACGTTGACCCGGCAGCGTAGCTGAAAGCCGCTACGCTGCCAACCACGGCCGCATCTGCCGTTGCGGCGTAGCGCGTTGCTCTCTCAGGCAGCCCGCAGGCACATTCCGCGCACCCCAAGGTTTCTTGCCAGCCGTAGTTGTCGACGAAATGCTGGACGATGGGCCGCCACTTTAGTGGCGGACATTTTGAACGTACAAAATACCGCCCCCGACAACTACCCCCAACAGGGTCATTAGCAAAGAGACCAGGCGGCGAATGTGCCTGGGACCATAGCCGTCTGCATCTGTATTAACGACAATTCCCAGGCTCGCGTATTTTTGAAGACGTGCCGCTATCAGTGAGAAGTTTGATAAAAATCGTCTACCACCGGTTACATCGCTTTCTGCAACATAAGGACTTAATCGCGTATAGACGAGCGAATTCGACCATACAATTTCGCTTCGAAAGTGCTCTAAAAGAAGCCGCAGAGAGGCCAGCAATTCCCCGTCACGCCGTATAGACCTTGCCAAAGACTCTACGCCACGGCCATAACAGCATAAGTCATCGGCGATAGTCACAATACGTATCAATTTCCATTTCTCGAATTGCAAGGGTGCCCGATGCAATATAAAGCCGATATCCAACGACACCTCTGAGATGCTCGGTATCGAAATGACGGAATTGCCTTTATCGCGTACGATTCTCACGCCGTATTCTTTGGCGAGTTCGTCAAATGGGGGCGTGACATTCATACTTTTCAAGACGCTCGCGGATTAAAGTTAAACACGTTGAAACTTGAGCGTAGATCTGCGATGCAGATAACCTACATAGAAAAACGCCATCCGGGCCACCAGGGCGCGAACGGCGTTCGGCAAGGAAAGCCGGCAGCCTCAGCCCACGTGATACAGATGCACAGGCCGGAACCCCAAGCGCTCCTTGTGACGGGCAATCTTCTGCAGCATCAGCAAACCCTCTTCATGCCCGGCCACCACCACGCGGCGTACTGCGCTGCGTACTGCGCTGCGTCCTTCGATGCCATCCCAGGCTTGGGTGAGCACCCAGTCGCCCAGCAGGTCCTGCACCAGGTCCACCGTGAAGATGGCGCGCGTCTTGCCATCGGTGAAGTGCAGGCGCGTGGCCACGGTCACGGGCAGTGCATGGGTGACGTGGTCAGCGGAATCAATCATGGCAAAAAGCGGGGCTACAGAACGGCGGGCGTGGATGATAGCAGGACGGCGGCGGAATACAAGGACCAACGGCAAGGGGCAAGGGCCTGAAGCAAACCGTCCGGCGCGAGGCCGGACGGTTATCTCCGTAAATATTTAAATGATTTACAGGTTGGGTGCCAGCCAGCGCTCCAGTTCTTCCCTGGGCACATGGCGGCGTTCGGCCATGTCGACCACCTGATCTTCGCCGATCTTGCCGACCACGAAATACTTCGATTGCGGATGGGCGAAGTAGAAGCCGGACACCGAAGCACCGGGGAACATGGCATAGGACTCGGTCAACTGCATCCCGATCTCGTCGCACTGCATGACGCGGAAGGCATCAGCCTTGACGGTGTGCTCGGGGCAGGCCGGATAGCCGGGTGCGGGACGGATGCCGAGGTATTTTTCCTTGATGAGCTCAGCGCTGTTCAAGTTCTCATCAGCCGCATAGCCCCACAAGTCCTTGCGCACGCGCTCATGCAGGTATTCGGCGAAGGCTTCGGCCAAGCGGTCGGCCAGGGCCTTGAGCATGATGGAAGAGTAATCGTCATGCGCATCCTCGAAGCGCTTTTCGTATTTCTCGATGCCCAGACCCGCGGTCACGGCAAACATGCCAATGTAATCCGGCACGCCCGAGTCCTTGGGTGCGATGAAGTCCGACAGGCACTGGTTGGGACGGGCCACGCCATCGACCACCGGCTTTTCGGTCTGCTGGCGCAAGCCATAGTAGGTGAAGGCCACCTGGCTGCGGCTGTCGTCAGTGTAGATCTCGATGTCGTCTTCATTGACGGTATTGGCCGGCAAGAGCGAGATGACGCCATTGGCGGTGAGCCAGCGGCCATCGATGATCTTCTTCAACATGGCCTGGGCTTCCTGGAACACCTTGGTGGCGGCTTCGCCCACGACTTCATCGGTGAGGATCGCAGGATAAGGACCGGCCAGATCCCAGGTCTGGAAGAACGGGCCCCAGTCGATGTAGTTGGCCAGCAAACCCAGGTCCACATTCTTGAACAGGCGGCGGCCGATGAACTTGGGCTTGACCGGGGCGAATTCCAGCTTGGTCTTGTTGGCGCGGGCAGCGGCCAGCGACAGCATGGGCGCGGCCTTCTTGCTGGCGTGCTGTTCGCGGATGCGGTCGTAGTCGGCGTTCAGTTCAGCCACGTACTGGGTCTTCTGCTCGTCGGCCAGCAACGATTGCGCCACCGAGACGGCGCGCGAGGCGTCCGGCACGTAGACCACCGGGCCTTCGTAATTGGGCGCGATCTTGACCGCCGTGTGCGCACGCGAGGTGGTGGCGCCGCCGATCATCAGCGGCATCTTGAGACCCGCGAAATACGGATCGCGCTGCATTTCCTTGGCCACGTAGGCCATCTCTTCCAGCGACGGGGTGATCAGGCCGGAGAGGCCGATGATGTCGGCCTTCTCTTCCTTGGCCTTGGCCAGGATCTCGGCGCAGGGCACCATCACGCCCATGTTGACCACTTCGAAGTTGTTGCACTGGAGGACCACGGTGACGATGTTCTTGCCGATGTCGTGGACGTCGCCCTTGACGGTGGCGATGACGATCTTGCCCTTGGGCTTGGCCACTTCGCCGGTGGCGATTTCGAGCTGGCGCTTTTCTTCTTCGATGAAGGGAATCAGATGCGCCACCGCCTGCTTCATCACGCGCGCCGACTTGACCACCTGCGGCAGGAACATCTTGCCCTGGCCGAACAGATCACCGACCACGTTCATGCCATCCATCAGCGGACCTTCGATGACGTGGATGGGGCGGCCACCATCGGCGGCGATCTGCTGGCGCACCTCTTCGGTGTCTTCCACGATCCATTGCGTGATGCCGTGCACCAGCGCGTGCGAGAGGCGCTTGGCCACCGGCAGGTTGCGCCATTCGAGGGTGGCTTCTTCCTTCTTGTCGCCGGCCTTGAGCGTCGCGGCGTATTCGATCATGCGCTCGGTGGCATCTTCACGGCGGTTCAGGACCACGTCTTCCACACGCTCGCGCAACTCGGCCGGCAGGTCGTCATACACGCCGATCATGCCGGCATTGACGATGCCCATGGTCATGCCGGCCTTGATGGCGTGATACAGGAAGACGGTATGGATCGCTTCGCGCGCCGGGTCATTGCCGCGGAAGCTGAAAGAGACGTTGGAGACACCACCGCTGATCTTGGCGTAGGGCAGGTTCTGGTGGATCCAGCGGGTGGCTTCGATGAAGTCGACCGCGTAGTTGTTGTGTTCCTCGATGCCTGTTGCGACCGCGAAGATGTTGGGGTCGAAGATGATGTCTTCGGGCGGGAAATCCAGCTTGTCCACCAAGAGGCGATAGGCGCGTTCGCAGATCTCGATCTTGCGGGCGAAGGTGTCGGCCTGGCCCACTTCGTCGAAAGCCATGACGATCACGGCGGCGCCATAGCGGCGGCACAGCTTGGCTTCGCGCAGGAATTTCTCTTCGCCTTCCTTCATCGAGATGGAGTTGACGATGGACTTGCCCTGCACGCATTTCAGGCCGGCCTCGATCACTTCCCACTTGGAAGAATCGATCATGATGGGCACGCGGGCGATGTCGGGTTCGGAAGCGATCAGGTTGAGGAAGCGCGTCATGGCGGCAACCGAATCGAGCATCGCTTCATCCATGTTGATGTCGATGATCTGGGCGCCGTTCTCGACCTGCTGGCGCGCCACTGCCAGGGCTTCGTCGTACTGTTCGTTGAGGATCAGGCGGGCGAAGGCCTTGGAACCGGTGACGTTGGTGCGCTCGCCGACGTTCACATACAGCGAATCGTCATTGATGGTGAAGGGCTCCAGGCCCGACAGGCGCATCTCATGCGTGGGCTCGGGAACCTTGCGCGGGGCGATCTTGGCGACCGTCTCGGCAATGGCCTTGATGTGCGGTGGCGTGGTACCGCAGCAGCCGCCGGCGACGTTGACAAAACCGCTCTCGGCGAATTCCTTCAACAGGGCCGAGGTGACATCCGGGGTTTCATCGAAGCCGGTATCGCTCATCGGATTGGGCAGGCCGGCGTTGGGATAGATGCAGACGTAGGTGTCGGCGATCTTGGAGAGCTCTTCCGCATAGGGACGCATCA is a window from the Herbaspirillum rubrisubalbicans genome containing:
- a CDS encoding SpoVR family protein, with the protein product MNSRFKHDPLPCPSDWSFELIERYNEEIARVAKGYALDIYPIQLEIISAEQMMDAYASHGMPVNYRHWSYGKHFMLTERDYKRGQMGLAYEIVINSDPCIAYLMEENTMTMQALVIAHAAYGHNSFFKGNYLFQLWTDASAIIDYLVYARNYIAECEERHGFERVEELLDSCHALMNYGVDRYKRPQRLSLAQEKARQREREAYMQSQVNELWRTLPAKKETAAAAVEGRFPSEPQENLLYFAEKNAPLLEPWEREVIRIVRKVGQYFYPQRQTQVMNEGWATFWHYTLLNTLYDQGRLTDGFMMEFLHSHSNVVFQPPITKPYYNGINPYALGFSMMSDIRRICEHPSDEDREWFPDIAGSNWLDTLQHVMRNYKDESFIAQYLSPKLMRDMRMFAVLDDEARSEIEVSAIHNERGFQYVRQALSRQYDINHREPNIQVWSVNTRGNRSLTLRHFRSDGRSLGDSTNEVLRHMARLWQFDVYLESVDDNGYIVQRYECVAENRYALRS
- a CDS encoding LON peptidase substrate-binding domain-containing protein, translated to MPAAPATPRPPISAQTIPLFPLASTLFPQGRLPLQIFEVRYLDMIRKCIAEGSSFGVVALTDGSEVRRPGQTERFVGVGTVARIQEWSTPSPGLMRIACLGSERFRILQAEQQKHGLWTAQVEMMEADRAVTVPDELRNTAQALENLLQSVLRQGLPDSEVPIAAPYQLDDCGWVANRWAEMMPISVNLKQSLLALDNPLLRLELVQDALDELGWLK
- a CDS encoding MarC family protein, whose amino-acid sequence is MLILFLKAVLLIPVTLLPILNPLGIAPVFANLLGNVSRSTEKRIARQVAINCWFMLVAAIFIGSHVLTFFGISLPIVRVGGGLLVAVSGWKLLNDNSQDSAIPTQVAKSYDEDLPDEEIKARSFYPMSFPLTVGPGTIAASITLGANTPTRLLDWVISVGSAALGAALTALVIFLCYNYAHKLVNLMGRLGTMVVLRLSAFILLCIGIQIFWSGMAALLAEAGISGVAP
- the metH gene encoding methionine synthase: MKPNELCQTELLLRDLMSQRILILDGAMGTMIQRYKLTEEDYRGQRFADFSVPGKELFVKGNNELLSLTQPHIIQEIHEQYLAAGADLIETNTFGATSVAQDDYHMAHLVYEMNLESARLARAACDKYATPDKPRFVAGALGPTPKTASISPDVNDPAARNVTFDQLVTAYLEQTRALVEGGADVLLVETIFDTLNCKAALFAIDTFFEESGKRLPIMISGTVTDASGRILSGQTVTAFWNSIRHARPLTVGLNCALGAALMRPYAEELSKIADTYVCIYPNAGLPNPMSDTGFDETPDVTSALLKEFAESGFVNVAGGCCGTTPPHIKAIAETVAKIAPRKVPEPTHEMRLSGLEPFTINDDSLYVNVGERTNVTGSKAFARLILNEQYDEALAVARQQVENGAQIIDINMDEAMLDSVAAMTRFLNLIASEPDIARVPIMIDSSKWEVIEAGLKCVQGKSIVNSISMKEGEEKFLREAKLCRRYGAAVIVMAFDEVGQADTFARKIEICERAYRLLVDKLDFPPEDIIFDPNIFAVATGIEEHNNYAVDFIEATRWIHQNLPYAKISGGVSNVSFSFRGNDPAREAIHTVFLYHAIKAGMTMGIVNAGMIGVYDDLPAELRERVEDVVLNRREDATERMIEYAATLKAGDKKEEATLEWRNLPVAKRLSHALVHGITQWIVEDTEEVRQQIAADGGRPIHVIEGPLMDGMNVVGDLFGQGKMFLPQVVKSARVMKQAVAHLIPFIEEEKRQLEIATGEVAKPKGKIVIATVKGDVHDIGKNIVTVVLQCNNFEVVNMGVMVPCAEILAKAKEEKADIIGLSGLITPSLEEMAYVAKEMQRDPYFAGLKMPLMIGGATTSRAHTAVKIAPNYEGPVVYVPDASRAVSVAQSLLADEQKTQYVAELNADYDRIREQHASKKAAPMLSLAAARANKTKLEFAPVKPKFIGRRLFKNVDLGLLANYIDWGPFFQTWDLAGPYPAILTDEVVGEAATKVFQEAQAMLKKIIDGRWLTANGVISLLPANTVNEDDIEIYTDDSRSQVAFTYYGLRQQTEKPVVDGVARPNQCLSDFIAPKDSGVPDYIGMFAVTAGLGIEKYEKRFEDAHDDYSSIMLKALADRLAEAFAEYLHERVRKDLWGYAADENLNSAELIKEKYLGIRPAPGYPACPEHTVKADAFRVMQCDEIGMQLTESYAMFPGASVSGFYFAHPQSKYFVVGKIGEDQVVDMAERRHVPREELERWLAPNL